The nucleotide window CTCATGCTTGAGCTGGGCGGAGTGCGCGCGGGATACGGCGCAATCAACGTGTTGTGGGACGTGTCGATCGAGATCGGCGCGGGCAAGCTAACGACAATCGTCGGGCCCAACGGCGCGGGCAAGACCACGCTGCTGCGTACGATCCTGGGTCTGATTCCGGTGTCGCGTGGCCATATCACGCTGGGCGGCAGGGACACGTCACGCGAGCCAACCTGGAACATGGCCGCACAGGGCGTGGCACTGATTCCTGAAGGCCGCATGATTTTCCGCGACATGACCATCGAAGAGAATCTCATGATGGGAGCCTTCGCGAAGCCGTGCCGCAAAGCGGTCCGAACCAACCTCGAACGCGTTTATGAACTGTTTCCGCTGCTGCGCGAACGCAGCCGTCATCAGGCAGGCACCCTCTCGGGCGGTCAGGCGCAGATGCTGGCGATGGGGCGCGGTCTCATGTCGGACCCCAAGGTGCTGCTGATCGACGAGCCCTCGCTCGGACTTTCCCCCGTCATGGTGCGAGAAGTGTTCGATATTCTGAAACGGCTGAAGTCAGAAGGCCGCACGATCTTGCTGGTCGAGCAGAACACGCACATGGCGCTCGATGTCGCCGACCACGTGTATCTGATGCAAGGCGGAAAAGTGACGCTGTCGAAGCCCGCATCTGAAGTGAACTTGACGCAGTTGCACGATTTGTACTTTTCTCGCTGACGTCAAATAGAGGGTCGACCAACGACGCACATATCAATCGCTTTCGGCGATGAAGCATGAATCATAAATTACGTATTACTTAATAACACTGGAGACAAATTAATGAAGAGGTCGCTTCTGGCATTGGCTTTAATCAGCGTGACGAGCGGGGCCGCGTACGCTCAAAGTAGCGTCAAGTTGTACGGAATCATCGACGAGGGTATCAACTACCTCAGCAACGCAGACGGCAAGCGCTTGTATAACCTGTCGAGCGGCGTGCTGAGCGGCAGCCGTTGGGGACTGCGAGGCAACGAGGACCTGGGCGGCGGCCTTGGTGCGATATTCGTGCTGGAAAACGGCTTCGACCTGAATACCGGAAAGCTCGGCCAGGGTGGTCTCGAGTTTGGCCGGCAGGCGTATGTCGGACTGTCGGGCAACTTCGGGACAGTTACGCTGGGACGGCAATACGATTCAGTTGTCGACTATCTCGGACAGTTTGAAGTGGGCGACCAATGGGGCGGCTACATCTCGGCGCATCCGTCGGACAACGACAACTTCAATAACACCAACCGAACCAACAACGCGGTTAA belongs to Paraburkholderia aromaticivorans and includes:
- a CDS encoding ABC transporter ATP-binding protein yields the protein MLELGGVRAGYGAINVLWDVSIEIGAGKLTTIVGPNGAGKTTLLRTILGLIPVSRGHITLGGRDTSREPTWNMAAQGVALIPEGRMIFRDMTIEENLMMGAFAKPCRKAVRTNLERVYELFPLLRERSRHQAGTLSGGQAQMLAMGRGLMSDPKVLLIDEPSLGLSPVMVREVFDILKRLKSEGRTILLVEQNTHMALDVADHVYLMQGGKVTLSKPASEVNLTQLHDLYFSR